The Paenibacillus sp. FSL R7-0204 genome includes a region encoding these proteins:
- the moaD gene encoding molybdopterin converting factor subunit 1, whose product MHISIRLFAGLAEIIGSSTLVFHAHESPVTAGRLKELLSASYPDAAPQISVSLVAVDQEYAPDDTDITEGSEVAFIPPVSGG is encoded by the coding sequence ATGCATATCTCTATCCGTCTGTTCGCCGGTCTGGCCGAAATTATCGGCTCCTCCACTCTGGTCTTCCACGCCCATGAGTCCCCTGTAACAGCAGGCCGGCTGAAGGAACTCCTCTCCGCTTCCTATCCCGATGCCGCGCCGCAGATCAGTGTATCTCTGGTGGCCGTTGATCAGGAATATGCGCCTGATGATACGGATATTACCGAAGGCTCAGAGGTTGCCTTCATTCCACCTGTGTCCGGCGGTTAA
- a CDS encoding HD-GYP domain-containing protein: MRVHVMDLKPGDHLRMDTFSSRGLHVLPKGSRLQMEEIAKLIQHGVDYVDIETVQEEPAPSSRTSIIQAAASSFDTTIDGFESLYMEALSKGSFNQSVVDDILQPMLSTLDKHKDVVTLLLLLDREDNYTYNHSLQVGMLSYYLASWLGYSKSECYEIGRAGYLIDIGKCRISPAILNKPGKLTPDEYEEIKLHTVYGYEIIQNSMNDPFTALVALQHHEREDGSGYPKQLTKTDIHPYAQITAVADIYSAMTTHRVYQSKQELISVLREINSLSFGKLNGKPVQAFINHLMPNFIGKRVLLSTGDMGVIVMNNPLDVFRPLVQSEGRFLDLSRERKIAVVEIYME, encoded by the coding sequence TTGAGAGTGCACGTGATGGATCTTAAACCGGGTGATCATCTGCGGATGGATACCTTCAGCTCCCGCGGGCTGCATGTACTCCCTAAAGGATCACGGCTGCAAATGGAGGAAATCGCCAAGCTGATACAGCACGGCGTTGATTATGTAGATATTGAAACGGTACAGGAAGAGCCCGCCCCTTCCAGCCGGACCTCAATCATTCAGGCCGCAGCCAGCAGCTTCGATACTACGATTGACGGTTTTGAATCTCTATATATGGAAGCGCTCAGCAAAGGCAGCTTCAATCAGTCCGTGGTGGATGATATTCTTCAGCCGATGTTGTCCACGCTGGACAAACATAAGGACGTAGTGACCCTCCTGCTCCTTCTGGACCGCGAAGATAATTATACCTACAATCATTCCCTTCAGGTAGGCATGCTGTCCTATTATCTTGCCTCGTGGCTTGGTTATTCTAAGTCAGAGTGTTACGAGATCGGGCGTGCGGGATACCTGATTGATATCGGCAAATGCCGTATCTCCCCCGCCATTCTGAACAAGCCCGGCAAATTAACACCTGATGAATACGAAGAGATCAAATTACATACGGTTTACGGGTACGAAATCATACAGAATTCCATGAACGATCCTTTCACAGCTCTGGTTGCCTTGCAGCATCATGAACGCGAGGACGGCTCCGGTTATCCTAAGCAGCTGACCAAGACAGATATTCACCCTTACGCCCAGATTACAGCTGTTGCGGATATTTACAGCGCTATGACCACTCACCGGGTCTATCAGTCCAAGCAGGAGCTGATTTCCGTTCTGCGTGAGATCAACTCCCTCAGCTTCGGCAAGCTGAACGGCAAACCGGTCCAGGCCTTCATCAATCATCTGATGCCTAACTTCATCGGCAAGCGCGTTCTGCTGAGCACCGGTGACATGGGTGTTATTGTGATGAACAACCCGCTGGATGTCTTTCGTCCGCTTGTACAGAGCGAAGGCAGGTTCCTCGACCTGTCACGCGAACGCAAAATTGCCGTCGTTGAGATTTACATGGAGTAG
- a CDS encoding beta-glucoside-specific PTS transporter subunit IIABC, with the protein MSNKDLSKQIITLVGGEGNVNSVFHCATRLRFKLKDNSKANKAALEKTPGVITVVENSGQFQVVIGNNVSQVFEQIMKETSLQDAEKSGSDESSESTGVLGKAVDIISSIFSPILGALAGAGILKGLLALILSLEWISATSGTYMILNAAADSVFYFLPVFLAVTAARKFKANQFVSIAIAGALIYPAVIAAVGSPDPLHFLGIKIVLINYSSSVIPIILAVWVQSYVERWFRSFIHESVRNILVPMFALLIVIPLTFLAFGPVGSLISDGLASGYTWLYNLSPLVAGAIAGAFWQVFVIFGVHWGFVPIMLSNIATLGQDTMLPILSAAVLSQAGAVFGVFLKSRNPQLKALAGSSTLSAVFGITEPTIYGVTLKLKKPFIYACISGAIGGAIIATGGARALSFSLPGLLALPTYFGTGFVWVVIGILVAFVLAAVLVLVLGYKEPETDAAVSVSPGGTSGTTTPTLIDKELVVSPLAGTLHPLGTLPDEAFASGAMGKGIVIEPSSGILTSPVNGTVTTVFPTGHAIGITSDSGAELLIHVGVNTVKLKGQHFTKKVKEGDKVVKGQLLLEFDLEAIRAAGFVTATPVIVTNSAQYLDVLKSTGTEVPSGELLLTLIR; encoded by the coding sequence ATGAGCAATAAAGATTTATCCAAACAAATTATCACACTCGTTGGCGGAGAAGGAAATGTGAATTCTGTCTTCCATTGTGCCACACGCTTAAGATTCAAGCTGAAGGATAACAGCAAAGCCAATAAAGCAGCGCTGGAAAAAACGCCGGGAGTCATTACAGTAGTCGAGAACAGCGGACAATTCCAGGTGGTTATCGGTAATAATGTCAGCCAGGTATTCGAGCAGATTATGAAGGAAACCTCGCTTCAGGATGCGGAGAAAAGCGGCAGTGACGAGAGCTCAGAGAGCACCGGAGTTCTGGGTAAAGCGGTGGACATCATTTCGAGTATTTTCTCGCCGATTCTGGGAGCACTGGCCGGGGCGGGGATTCTCAAGGGCTTGCTGGCTCTGATTCTGTCCCTGGAGTGGATTAGCGCTACCAGCGGTACTTACATGATCCTTAATGCGGCTGCCGACAGCGTATTCTATTTCCTGCCTGTCTTCCTGGCGGTTACGGCTGCGCGCAAATTCAAGGCGAATCAGTTCGTGTCGATTGCCATAGCCGGAGCCTTGATATATCCCGCAGTCATTGCGGCCGTAGGCTCGCCTGACCCGCTGCACTTCCTGGGAATCAAGATCGTACTGATCAACTATTCCTCCAGCGTGATCCCGATTATTCTGGCGGTATGGGTGCAGTCGTATGTGGAACGCTGGTTCCGTTCCTTCATTCATGAGTCCGTGCGGAATATTCTCGTTCCCATGTTCGCGCTGCTCATTGTTATTCCGCTTACCTTCCTGGCCTTCGGACCTGTAGGCTCCCTGATCAGTGACGGCTTGGCCTCCGGCTATACCTGGCTCTACAATCTAAGTCCGCTTGTGGCCGGAGCTATTGCCGGGGCTTTCTGGCAAGTATTCGTGATCTTTGGTGTACACTGGGGCTTTGTGCCGATCATGCTCAGCAATATTGCTACATTGGGACAGGATACCATGCTGCCTATTCTCAGTGCGGCCGTTCTGTCGCAGGCCGGGGCGGTGTTCGGTGTCTTCCTGAAATCGCGGAACCCGCAGCTTAAGGCGCTCGCCGGTTCTTCTACACTATCTGCGGTCTTTGGGATTACTGAACCAACAATTTATGGAGTCACCCTGAAGCTCAAGAAACCGTTCATCTATGCTTGTATCTCCGGCGCTATCGGGGGGGCAATTATTGCAACAGGCGGCGCAAGAGCATTGTCCTTCTCGCTGCCGGGTCTGCTGGCCCTGCCGACATATTTCGGCACCGGATTTGTCTGGGTAGTCATTGGTATCCTGGTAGCATTTGTACTGGCTGCTGTACTGGTATTGGTGCTTGGCTACAAGGAGCCTGAGACAGATGCTGCTGTATCCGTTAGCCCAGGAGGAACCTCGGGTACGACCACACCTACGTTGATTGATAAAGAACTGGTTGTAAGCCCGCTGGCGGGGACGCTGCATCCGCTGGGCACCCTGCCTGACGAAGCTTTTGCTTCCGGCGCTATGGGCAAGGGTATTGTCATTGAGCCTTCTTCCGGTATCTTAACCAGCCCTGTGAACGGTACGGTAACTACTGTATTCCCGACAGGACATGCCATCGGCATCACTTCGGATAGCGGTGCGGAGCTGCTGATTCATGTCGGTGTCAATACCGTGAAGCTTAAGGGTCAGCATTTTACCAAAAAAGTGAAGGAAGGCGACAAGGTGGTCAAGGGTCAGCTATTGCTTGAATTTGACCTTGAAGCCATCCGTGCAGCCGGATTTGTAACTGCGACACCGGTGATTGTCACCAACTCGGCACAATACCTTGATGTGCTTAAGAGCACAGGGACAGAAGTGCCTAGCGGCGAACTGCTGCTCACACTCATCCGGTAA
- the licT gene encoding BglG family transcription antiterminator LicT: protein MIIEKVLNNNVLLTKNQKGKEVIVMGRGISFNKVAGDYVDPAKVDKIFLLNENEFTARLTELLNDIPVAHLELASGIVTYASGVLHTELNDNLYLTLTDHIHFALERFEKGIQLKNAMLFEIKRFYPKEFGIGLDALKMIEQTTGLSLGEDEAGFIALHLVNARMDGTEVRSTIKMTEIVQNILNIVTYHYKVVLDETSLNYSRFLTHLQYFSMRVMKKETNNSGEEFLYNQVRLTYVKAFECVGKINEYLEKSHGQSLSKDEYVYLTIHIQRVTERNNLE from the coding sequence ATCGAGAAGGTGCTGAACAATAATGTGCTCCTGACCAAGAACCAGAAGGGCAAGGAGGTTATTGTGATGGGCAGAGGGATTTCCTTCAATAAGGTGGCGGGGGATTATGTTGATCCTGCCAAGGTGGATAAGATTTTTCTGCTGAATGAGAATGAATTCACTGCCCGGCTGACTGAATTGCTGAATGATATTCCGGTGGCTCACCTGGAGCTGGCCAGCGGCATTGTCACCTACGCGAGTGGAGTGCTGCACACGGAGCTGAACGATAATCTCTATCTAACGCTGACGGATCATATCCATTTTGCGCTGGAGCGTTTTGAGAAGGGGATTCAGCTGAAGAATGCGATGCTGTTTGAGATCAAGCGCTTTTACCCGAAGGAATTCGGGATCGGGCTGGATGCCCTGAAGATGATTGAACAGACCACCGGCCTCTCGCTGGGTGAGGATGAAGCCGGGTTCATTGCCCTCCACCTGGTCAACGCCAGAATGGATGGTACCGAGGTAAGATCGACGATTAAGATGACGGAGATTGTTCAGAATATTCTGAACATCGTTACCTATCATTATAAGGTGGTGCTGGACGAGACCTCGCTTAACTACTCGCGGTTCCTGACCCATCTGCAGTATTTTTCCATGCGGGTGATGAAGAAGGAGACCAATAACAGCGGGGAAGAGTTCCTGTACAACCAGGTGAGGCTAACCTATGTTAAGGCTTTCGAATGCGTTGGCAAGATCAATGAATATCTGGAGAAATCCCATGGCCAGAGCCTCAGTAAGGATGAATATGTCTATTTGACGATTCACATTCAGCGTGTAACGGAACGCAATAACCTGGAGTAA